The following proteins are co-located in the Pseudomonas antarctica genome:
- a CDS encoding Lrp/AsnC family transcriptional regulator, with amino-acid sequence MPVSLDRTDKALLNALQGNARLTVAELADRVALTTSPCWRRVRNLEESGVISGYQAILSPKALGYGVTAFVSIMMESHTQEIARAFEQRLLDIPEIVACHNVSGRYDFLLEVVAKDLESFGEFAREVLQTLPCVKEIYSSFSYKSVRRLRVIPLPG; translated from the coding sequence ACGCATTGCAAGGCAATGCCCGCCTGACCGTGGCCGAGTTGGCCGACCGTGTTGCCCTGACCACTTCGCCGTGCTGGCGACGGGTGCGCAACCTGGAGGAGAGCGGGGTGATCAGCGGCTATCAGGCGATCCTCTCGCCCAAGGCGCTGGGGTATGGCGTGACGGCATTTGTCAGCATCATGATGGAGAGCCACACCCAGGAAATCGCTCGCGCGTTTGAGCAACGATTGCTGGACATTCCCGAGATCGTGGCGTGCCATAACGTGTCGGGGCGCTATGACTTTTTACTTGAGGTAGTGGCCAAGGATCTGGAGTCGTTTGGCGAGTTTGCGCGGGAGGTGTTGCAGACCTTGCCTTGCGTCAAAGAGATCTATTCGAGCTTTTCCTACAAGTCGGTACGGCGGTTGCGGGTGATACCTTTGCCTGGGTGA